In a genomic window of Pelecanus crispus isolate bPelCri1 chromosome 1, bPelCri1.pri, whole genome shotgun sequence:
- the TIPRL gene encoding TIP41-like protein, which produces MHPVFQSSRRDFTFGPWKLSAARTHIMKSAQAERLADELHMPSLPEMMFGDNILRIQHDHGFGIEFNATDALKCVNNCQGMIKVACAEEWQESRSETEHTKEVVKPYDWTYTTDYKGTLLGDTATLKVVPTTEHINTEKLKAREQIMFFEEVLLFEDELHDHGVSSLSVKIRVMPSSFFVLLRFFLRVDGVLIRMNDTRLHHEADKAYMLREYTSRESKISSLKHVPPSLFTEPNEISQYLPIKETICEKLEFPEKLEPKPEASLETMCVKSK; this is translated from the exons ATGCACCCCGTTTTCCAGAGCAGCCGGCGCGACTTCACCTTCGGGCCGTGGAAGCTGAGCGCCGCCCGGACGCACATCATGAAGTCGGCGCAGGCCGAGAG attGGCTGATGAATTACACATGCCTTCCCTGCCAGAGATGATGTTTGGAGACAATATCCTAAGAATACAGCACGATCATGGTTTTGGAATTGAGTTCAATGCAACAGATGCTTTAAAATGTGTCAATAATTGTCAAGGTATGATCAAAGTGGCTTGTGCAGAGGAGTGGCAAGAGAGCAG GAGTGAGACTGAGCACACTAAGGAAGTTGTCAAGCCATACGATTGGACTTACACAACAGACTACAAAGGAACATTGCTGGGAGATACGGCAACATTAAAG gttGTTCCTACAACAGAACacataaatacagagaaattgaaAGCCAGGGAACAAATTATGTTTTTTGAAGAAGTACTTCTGTTTGAAGATGAACTTCACGATCATGGAGTATCAAGTTTGAGTGTAAAAATA agagTTATGCCTTCCAGCTTTTTTGTGCTGTTGAGGTTTTTCTTGCGAGTTGATGGGGTACTTATCAGGATGAATGATACAAGGCTTCATCATGAG GCTGACAAGGCCTACATGTTGCGAGAATATACAtccagagaaagcaaaatatcaAGTTTAAAg CACGTTCCACCTTCCCTGTTTACGGAACCTAATGAGATCTCTCAGTATCTACCCATAAAGGAGACAATCTGTGAAAAACTAGAATTCCCAGAGAAGCTGGAGCCTAAACCAGAAGCATCACTGGAAACCATGTGTGTTAAGTCTAAATAA